One segment of Heterodontus francisci isolate sHetFra1 chromosome 26, sHetFra1.hap1, whole genome shotgun sequence DNA contains the following:
- the LOC137384361 gene encoding uncharacterized protein, whose product MESYEEFCKACLAQIKAKVNLEKSSLPATNCRGSLIRFHGIAILSPLLSPEQRKEIQKYQLKAMSYSETSKDKLHETQTSMQLLEVDKLLNSVQLIKMPAVKEILEDYSSLMLPNMRVNTGCVQEMNRGCVENSNTVHKTSLGHNESRIPEPTVAQMPNEIEEICNTNIMTDHVPVTMMSDLNIEKSGASNYQGDFSCFTLVASNRTRANNHIKNAPKSDDFQKTAFHALRNLTVHKIIETKHKATNSINKQENLHEIGSDGFIVISTGDKTNSSNSECLNHPTNETDVGQNSPPDTPAVSLQSLLNKSRECRDRQRQPKLLKALQCKVPGRNIADEENDLDATKDRKNSRWKRNDSGKTKLPNTMFNPDPVLPSVFSLCSHTLSEHNQTSIASNVNTEKTNKVLHKCQMLSKERKGTKIDDVDPKTIFTSSKPLKVINRHYCSKRNPVHPNAGGQVSQCQEGSDNVNGSAKSQKRSFIVPQLALSKSPVFSKKWTCPSQKLLVNAPISVGGEKIDQQVKERTCNPSGQQSKISIEHKHNILLNWR is encoded by the exons ATGGAGAGTTATGAAGAATTCTGCAAAGCTTGTCTTGCTCAGATCAAAGCTAAGGTTAATTTGGAGAAAAGTTCCTTACCGGCAACAAACTGCAGAGGTTCTTTGATTCGGTTTCATGGCATTGCTATACTTTCACCACTG CTTTCTccagaacagaggaaagagataCAGAAGTATCAGTTGAAGGCCATGAGTTACAGTGAAACCTCAAAGGACAAACTACATGAAACACAAACAAGTATGCAATTATTGGAGGTAGACAAACTGCTCAACAGTGTGCAG CTAATCAAAATGCCAGCAGTTAAGGAGATTCTGGAAGATTATTCATCTCTAATGTTGCCCAACATGCGTGTGAATACAGGCTGTGTTCAAGAGATGAACAGAGGATGTGTTGAGAATTCCAACACTGTGCACAAAACCTCACTTGGACACAATGAGTCTCGAATACCTGAGCCTACTGTTGCACAGATGCCTAATGAGATTGAAGAAATATGTAATACAAACATTATGACAGATCATGTGCCTGTAACAATGATgtctgatttgaatattgaaaaatCTGGTGCTTCAAAttaccagggcgatttttcctgttTTACTCTTGTGGCAAGTAATCGTACAAGGGCCAATAATCACATAAAGAATGCTCCTAAATCAGATGACTTTCAAAAAACAGCTTTTCATGCACTTCGAAACTTAACTGTGCATAAAATAATTGAGACAAAGCACAAAGCTACCAATTCTATCAATAAGCAAGAGAATTTACATgaaattgggagtgatggttttatAGTAATATCCACAGGAGATAAAACCAATAGCAGTAACTCAGAATGCTTAAATCATCCTACTAATGAGACTGATGTGGGTCAGAATTCACCCCCTGACACCCCTGCTGTAAGCCTACAGAGCCTATTGAATAAATCAAGGGAGTGTCGAGATAGGCAAAGACAACCAAAGCTGCTGAAAGCCTTACAATGCAAAGTTCCCGGAAGAAACATTGCGGACGAGGAAAATGATTTGGATGCAACTAAAGATCGCAAAAATAGCAGGTGGAAAAGAAATGATTCAGGAAAAACCAAGCTGCCTAATACGATGTTCAACCCTGATCCAGTTCTGCCTTCTGTTTTCTCACTGTGTTCACATACTTTATCTGAACACAACCAAACTTCCATAGCCAGTAATGTGAACACAGAAAAAACAAATAAAGTACTACACAAGTGTCAAATGTTATCCAAGGAGAGGAAAGGTACCAAAATAGATGACGTGGATCCTAAGACTATCTTCACGTCCTCAAAGCCATTAAAAGTGATAAATAGACATTACTGCTCCAAGAGAAACCCAGTACATCCAAACGCTGGGGGACAAGTTTCTCAATGCCAGGAGGGAAGTGACAATGTGAATGGGTCTGCAAAAAGTCAAAAAAGAAGTTTCATCGTACCCCAATTAGCATTGAGCAAAAGTCCAGTATTTTCAAAAAAGTGGACCTGCCCATCACAAAAGCTGCTAGTAAATGCTCCAATCAGTGTAGGTGGTGAAAAGATTGACCAACAGGTGAAGGAAAGAACTTGCAACCCATCAGGTCAACAATCAAAAATCAGCATTGAGCACAAACATAATATATTACTGAACTGGAGGTGA